The proteins below come from a single Drosophila teissieri strain GT53w chromosome 3L, Prin_Dtei_1.1, whole genome shotgun sequence genomic window:
- the LOC122616311 gene encoding uncharacterized protein LOC122616311 — MLPQTPPHGLKVMSGAEENRHYLRAFIQTYRDLPVLWDTSLRDYTNREKRAEAYLRLVPIYHYLKRDATVEDVKKKINTLRTNYRKELKVVESALRSGSLHSPRCWTFQELDFLRNSEKFLAVNPAFKNEPTFAFGESSNCPSAFLEAQGAALHYPSPRPSGQTPNISEMFHKSFGPPPPPPPAANHVDYGSSKRARQTPPCTGAGAGSSGGAGATGTSHNTDELLNIACEYLAGTYPEEESIARTWTHKLKRLPREQRLLAERFINEILFEAESNNLHRGSVQINNSFEPYVRYEEPPNGHEEQDKSQSPSVHTSSESKPNVAGAGGTGPGSTTNAGIREF; from the coding sequence ATGCTGCCACAAACGCCGCCACACGGATTGAAGGTGATGTCGGGAGCGGAGGAGAACCGACACTATCTGCGCGCCTTCATCCAGACCTACAGGGATCTGCCCGTGCTGTGGGACACCTCGCTGCGGGACTACACCAATCGGGAGAAGCGGGCGGAGGCCTATCTGCGCCTGGTGCCCATTTACCATTATCTCAAGCGGGACGCCACCGTGGAGGATGTGAAAAAGAAGATCAACACCCTGCGCACGAACTACCGCAAGGAGCTGAAGGTGGTGGAGAGTGCCCTGCGTTCGGGCAGTCTCCACAGTCCACGTTGCTGGACCTTTCAGGAGCTGGACTTTCTGCGCAACTCGGAGAAGTTTCTGGCCGTCAATCCCGCCTTCAAGAACGAACCCACCTTCGCCTTCGGCGAAAGCAGCAATTGCCCGAGTGCGTTTCTGGAGGCCCAGGGGGCAGCCCTCCATTATCCATCACCACGGCCGAGTGGTCAAACGCCCAACATTTCCGAGATGTTTCACAAATCATTTGGacctccgccaccgccgccgccagcaGCCAACCATGTGGATTATGGGAGCAGCAAGCGAGCCAGACAAACGCCGCCATGTAcgggagcaggagcgggaTCTAGTGGTGGCGCCGGAGCAACTGGCACCTCCCACAACACTGACGAACTACTCAACATAGCCTGCGAGTATCTGGCGGGCACTTATCCGGAGGAGGAGTCTATCGCCCGCACCTGGACGCACAAACTGAAGCGACTGCCCCGCGAGCAGCGTCTACTGGCCGAGCGCTTCATAAACGAGATACTCTTCGAGGCCGAGTCCAACAATCTGCATCGCGGATCCGTGCAAATCAACAACAGCTTCGAGCCCTATGTGCGCTACGAAGAACCGCCCAATGGTCACGAGGAGCAGGACAAATCACAGAGCCCCAGCGTGCACACCTCCAGCGAATCCAAGCCCAATGTGGCGGGAGCGGGCGGAACCGGACCTGGCAGCACCACCAATGCGGGCATCAGGGAGTTCTAA